A stretch of Clostridium formicaceticum DNA encodes these proteins:
- a CDS encoding phage portal protein, translated as MGKNFFNPYHWLRNKISGEMMRIRGTSFTTYTLDSSKVDYQLARELYQNKNKKYELGSAFIKPVINSTVGFMGVPHYTIEDEDAQELLNDFSLENTSKMIRTHSNALKLGDCYVWITREKRNNPLYPEKKERLIYNIIPPEEVKDIILDPITREPIAYILESKQEWTSLSDVKKTATIKQTITAEERTIEITGDKPEGIESGTFSNTWGFIPIIHFKNEPDETMKFGQSDIEPIEPYIKAYHDVMIHALKGSKMHSTPKLKLKLKDVAGFLANNFGIEDPVKFAKEGGTINLDGHEILFFTQDEDAQFIEVKSATGDAKELLKMIFYCIVDISETPEFIFGVHTPSALASVKEQMPIMVNKIKRKREQFAEQWQLLARMVLAMSSQVRGYKFSDYTVSLGWDEVDPRDDKAMAETLKHITSALNEALNANIISEEAAVNFLSEYVDTMGEYLSTDPEVPGEREKIMRTRRMRNRFRDHEGWVDEVAKIDEALLGDEDE; from the coding sequence ATGGGTAAGAACTTTTTTAATCCTTATCACTGGTTAAGGAATAAAATATCTGGCGAAATGATGAGGATTAGAGGTACATCTTTTACCACCTATACCCTTGATAGTTCCAAAGTAGATTATCAATTGGCCAGAGAATTATATCAGAACAAAAACAAGAAGTATGAACTTGGTTCTGCATTTATAAAACCGGTTATTAATTCAACCGTTGGATTTATGGGGGTACCTCACTACACCATAGAGGACGAGGATGCACAGGAGCTATTAAACGACTTCTCCCTCGAGAACACCTCCAAAATGATAAGGACTCACAGCAATGCCTTGAAGTTAGGGGATTGTTATGTGTGGATCACTAGAGAAAAGAGAAACAATCCTTTATACCCAGAGAAAAAAGAGAGGCTTATTTACAACATCATCCCTCCGGAGGAAGTAAAGGACATCATATTAGATCCAATTACCAGGGAACCCATAGCTTATATATTGGAAAGCAAGCAAGAATGGACTAGCTTAAGTGATGTTAAAAAGACTGCGACAATAAAACAGACTATTACAGCCGAGGAGAGGACGATAGAAATCACAGGTGACAAGCCAGAGGGCATTGAATCGGGGACTTTTTCAAACACTTGGGGTTTTATACCTATCATCCACTTTAAAAACGAACCAGACGAAACTATGAAGTTTGGTCAGAGTGATATCGAACCTATAGAACCCTATATAAAAGCATACCACGATGTAATGATCCATGCTCTAAAAGGGTCTAAGATGCACAGTACACCAAAGTTAAAATTAAAACTAAAGGATGTGGCTGGTTTCTTAGCCAATAACTTCGGCATAGAGGATCCAGTGAAGTTTGCTAAAGAAGGAGGGACCATCAATCTAGATGGCCATGAAATTCTATTCTTTACCCAGGACGAGGATGCACAGTTCATCGAGGTAAAAAGTGCCACCGGAGATGCAAAGGAATTGCTAAAAATGATTTTTTATTGCATCGTAGATATTTCAGAGACACCAGAATTCATATTCGGAGTTCATACCCCAAGTGCACTGGCTAGTGTCAAAGAGCAAATGCCTATCATGGTAAATAAAATCAAGAGAAAAAGAGAACAATTCGCAGAGCAATGGCAACTGTTAGCCAGAATGGTATTGGCAATGTCAAGCCAAGTAAGAGGTTACAAGTTTTCAGATTACACTGTGTCCCTAGGTTGGGATGAAGTGGATCCAAGAGACGATAAAGCCATGGCCGAGACGTTAAAGCATATTACATCGGCATTAAACGAGGCCTTAAATGCCAACATCATATCAGAAGAGGCTGCAGTAAACTTTTTATCAGAATACGTAGACACCATGGGAGAATACCTCTCTACCGATCCGGAGGTTCCAGGAGAAAGAGAAAAGATCATGAGAACCAGGAGAATGAGGAATAGGTTCCGTGACCATGAAGGCTGGGTAGATGAGGTTGCTAAAATAGACGAGGCATTGCTAGGTGATGAGGATGAGTAA
- a CDS encoding DUF2190 family protein: MAFKGQPTPSTITPINRAKISDGKGLQVTVPENTTVVAQTFVLLDGFFGVAMESAKTEAGETAAIGLNIEQAEYETDQITAADAFNKGDLVYYKASTKKLTTNPGTTETPNRLVGKVTNKKDASNVIHFILLPQQV; the protein is encoded by the coding sequence ATGGCATTTAAAGGGCAACCAACACCTAGTACCATTACACCAATCAACAGAGCTAAAATAAGTGACGGAAAAGGCTTGCAGGTAACTGTACCAGAAAACACCACCGTAGTAGCTCAAACTTTTGTATTATTAGATGGGTTCTTTGGAGTGGCAATGGAAAGTGCAAAAACGGAGGCAGGTGAAACTGCTGCTATTGGTTTGAATATTGAGCAGGCAGAATATGAAACAGATCAAATTACTGCTGCAGATGCATTCAACAAAGGAGACCTAGTTTATTACAAGGCCTCAACTAAAAAACTTACAACTAATCCAGGAACAACAGAAACACCAAACAGATTAGTAGGCAAAGTAACCAATAAAAAAGATGCTAGCAATGTAATCCACTTTATTTTGCTACCACAACAAGTATAG
- a CDS encoding DEAD/DEAH box helicase family protein, giving the protein MDKALITLLDNYWDNPVWFAEDMLGFYPDPWQAKVLMDLAQHPKVSVRSGQGVGKTGLESIAITWYLCTRPFPKVIATAPTRQQLYDVLWAEISKWLSKSKVDKLLRWTKTKIYMNGFEERWWATARTAVRPENMQGFHEDYMLFVVDEASGVADPIMEAILGTLTGYENKLLLCGNPTKTSGTFYDSHNRDRDTYKSHKVSSMDSPRTSKENIEMLKKKYGADSDVFRVRVLGDFPKGEADSLISLEVVEQAAETVVDISKAYTLNIGADIARFGDDKTIVAPRIGNRVLDLQQYSKKDTMETAGNILRTVDRLKTQHLQINKIVIKIDDDGLGGGVTDRLREINRQQSLGYIIVPIKNGSKADDPEHYYNKAAEMWDNIRELLDENLSKFLQGEQGVIQLPKDDILIKQLSNRKYKVDSKGRIELESKDEMKRRIGESPDRADAVIYSFASDGYTDLSMLKGGKIYG; this is encoded by the coding sequence ATGGATAAAGCACTAATAACATTACTAGACAATTACTGGGATAATCCAGTTTGGTTTGCAGAGGATATGCTGGGGTTTTATCCGGATCCATGGCAAGCTAAAGTATTAATGGACCTAGCACAACACCCGAAAGTATCTGTTAGGTCTGGCCAGGGAGTAGGAAAAACAGGACTAGAAAGCATTGCGATAACCTGGTACCTATGCACAAGGCCATTTCCTAAGGTAATCGCCACAGCACCCACAAGACAACAGCTCTATGACGTACTATGGGCAGAGATATCCAAATGGCTCTCGAAGTCAAAGGTAGATAAGCTGCTTAGATGGACCAAGACCAAAATCTATATGAATGGATTTGAGGAAAGATGGTGGGCCACAGCTAGAACTGCAGTAAGGCCGGAGAACATGCAAGGGTTCCATGAGGACTATATGTTATTCGTGGTAGATGAGGCCTCTGGGGTTGCAGATCCAATCATGGAGGCAATACTAGGAACCTTGACAGGATATGAAAACAAGCTCTTGCTATGCGGTAACCCTACCAAAACAAGCGGGACCTTTTATGATAGTCACAACAGAGACAGAGATACCTACAAATCCCACAAAGTATCATCGATGGATAGTCCACGAACCTCTAAAGAAAATATCGAAATGCTAAAGAAGAAGTATGGGGCAGATAGCGATGTATTTCGAGTGAGGGTCTTGGGAGACTTCCCAAAAGGAGAGGCAGACAGCTTAATCTCATTAGAGGTAGTGGAGCAGGCAGCGGAAACTGTGGTAGATATATCTAAGGCCTATACATTAAATATAGGAGCTGATATTGCTAGATTTGGTGACGATAAGACTATCGTTGCTCCGAGAATAGGAAATAGAGTGCTAGACCTGCAGCAGTATTCTAAGAAAGATACCATGGAGACAGCTGGGAACATATTGAGAACTGTTGACAGATTAAAGACACAGCACCTGCAGATAAACAAGATAGTCATAAAAATAGACGACGATGGACTGGGCGGAGGGGTAACCGACAGGCTAAGAGAAATCAATAGGCAGCAAAGTCTAGGATACATCATAGTACCCATAAAGAATGGATCTAAAGCCGATGATCCAGAACATTATTACAATAAAGCAGCAGAGATGTGGGACAACATCCGGGAGCTCTTGGACGAGAACCTGTCCAAGTTCCTCCAAGGAGAGCAAGGAGTTATTCAATTGCCTAAGGATGATATTTTAATTAAGCAGCTATCAAACAGGAAATACAAAGTGGATAGCAAGGGCAGGATTGAGCTAGAGAGTAAAGATGAAATGAAAAGACGAATTGGAGAGTCTCCAGACCGAGCAGATGCAGTTATATATTCATTTGCTAGCGATGGATATACAGACTTGTCCATGTTGAAAGGAGGGAAGATATATGGGTAA